The Ovis aries strain OAR_USU_Benz2616 breed Rambouillet chromosome 6, ARS-UI_Ramb_v3.0, whole genome shotgun sequence genome includes a window with the following:
- the NPFFR2 gene encoding neuropeptide FF receptor 2 isoform X1, translating into MNEKESSQPSILFIRSIMSEEWDSNSTESWHYMWSNDTTHDLYSDINITYVNYYLHQPQVAAIFIISYFLIFFLCMVGNTVVCFIVMWNKHMHTVTNLFILNLAISDLLVGIFCMPITLLDNIIAGWPFGSTMCKISGLVQGISVAASVFTLVAIAVDRFRCVVYPFKPKLTIKTAFVIIMIIWVLAIAIMSPSAIMLHVHEEKNYRVRFNSQDKTSPVYWCREDWPSQEMRKIYTTVLFANIYLAPLSLIVVMYGRIGISLFKRKVPHTGKQNQEQWHVVSKKKQKIIKMLLTVALLFILSWLPLWTLMMLSDYVDLSPNELQVINIYIYPFAHWLAFCNSSVNPIIYGFFNENFRRGFQDAFHLQLCQKRAKSKEAYTLRAKNTVVINTSHLSAQESTVKDPREEIVLCRISAEKPLQELMMEELGEITSSNEM; encoded by the exons GTCCATCATGAGTGAGGAATGGGATTCAAACTCTACAGAAAGCTGGCATTACATGTGGAGTAATGACACAACACATGATCTGTACTCAGATATCAATATCACCTATGTGAACTACTATCTTCACCAGCCTCAAGTGGCAGCGATTTTCATTATTTCCTACTTTTTGATCTTCTTCCTATGCATGGTGGGAAATACAGTGGTTTGCTTCATTGTAATGTGGAACAAACATATGCACACAGTCACTAATCTCTTCATCTTGAACCTGGCCATAAGTGATCTACTAGTTGGTATATTCTGCATGCCTATCACACTGCTGGACAATATTATAGCAG GATGGCCTTTTGGAAGTACAATGTGCAAGATCAGTGGCTTGGTCCAGGGAATATCCGTTGCGGCTTCTGTCTTTACTTTAGTTGCAATAGCAGTGGATAG GTTCCGATGTGTTGTCTACCCTTTTAAACCAAAGCTCACTATCAAGACGGCATTTGtcatcattatgattatctgggtcctggcCATTGCCATTATGTCCCCATCTGCAATAATGTTACAtgtacatgaagaaaaaaattaccgAGTGAGATTCAACTCCCAGGATAAAACCAGCCCAGTCTACTGGTGCCGGGAAGACTGGCCAAGTCAGGAAATGAGGAAGATCTATACCACAGTGCTGTTTGCCAATATctacctggctcccctgtccctcattGTCGTCATGTATGGAAGGATTGGAATTTCACTGTTCAAGAGGAAAGTGCCCCACACAGGCAAACAGAACCAGGAGCAGTGGCACGTGGTATCCAAGAAGAAGCAGAAGATCATTAAGATGCTCCTGACCGTGGCTCTGCTTTTCATTCTCTCCTGGTTGCCCCTGTGGACCCTGATGATGCTCTCAGATTATGTTGATCTGTCTCCAAATGAACTGCAGGTCATCAATATCTACATCTACCCCTTTGCACACTGGCTGGCCTTCTGCAACAGCAGCGTCAACCCCATCATTTATGGTTTCTTCAATGAAAATTTTCGTCGTGGTTTCCAAGATGCTTTTCACCTCCAGCTTTGCCAAAAAAGAGCAAAGTCCAAGGAAGCCTATACTCTGAGAGCTAAAAACACTGTGGTCATCAACACGTCTCATCTGTCAGCACAGGAATCGACAGTTAAAGACCCACGTGAGGAAATTGTGCTTTGTAGGATAAGTGCTGAAAAGCCTTTACAGGAATTAATGATGGAAGAATTAGGAGAAATTACCAGTAGCAATGAGATGTAA
- the NPFFR2 gene encoding neuropeptide FF receptor 2 isoform X2 — MSEEWDSNSTESWHYMWSNDTTHDLYSDINITYVNYYLHQPQVAAIFIISYFLIFFLCMVGNTVVCFIVMWNKHMHTVTNLFILNLAISDLLVGIFCMPITLLDNIIAGWPFGSTMCKISGLVQGISVAASVFTLVAIAVDRFRCVVYPFKPKLTIKTAFVIIMIIWVLAIAIMSPSAIMLHVHEEKNYRVRFNSQDKTSPVYWCREDWPSQEMRKIYTTVLFANIYLAPLSLIVVMYGRIGISLFKRKVPHTGKQNQEQWHVVSKKKQKIIKMLLTVALLFILSWLPLWTLMMLSDYVDLSPNELQVINIYIYPFAHWLAFCNSSVNPIIYGFFNENFRRGFQDAFHLQLCQKRAKSKEAYTLRAKNTVVINTSHLSAQESTVKDPREEIVLCRISAEKPLQELMMEELGEITSSNEM, encoded by the exons ATGAGTGAGGAATGGGATTCAAACTCTACAGAAAGCTGGCATTACATGTGGAGTAATGACACAACACATGATCTGTACTCAGATATCAATATCACCTATGTGAACTACTATCTTCACCAGCCTCAAGTGGCAGCGATTTTCATTATTTCCTACTTTTTGATCTTCTTCCTATGCATGGTGGGAAATACAGTGGTTTGCTTCATTGTAATGTGGAACAAACATATGCACACAGTCACTAATCTCTTCATCTTGAACCTGGCCATAAGTGATCTACTAGTTGGTATATTCTGCATGCCTATCACACTGCTGGACAATATTATAGCAG GATGGCCTTTTGGAAGTACAATGTGCAAGATCAGTGGCTTGGTCCAGGGAATATCCGTTGCGGCTTCTGTCTTTACTTTAGTTGCAATAGCAGTGGATAG GTTCCGATGTGTTGTCTACCCTTTTAAACCAAAGCTCACTATCAAGACGGCATTTGtcatcattatgattatctgggtcctggcCATTGCCATTATGTCCCCATCTGCAATAATGTTACAtgtacatgaagaaaaaaattaccgAGTGAGATTCAACTCCCAGGATAAAACCAGCCCAGTCTACTGGTGCCGGGAAGACTGGCCAAGTCAGGAAATGAGGAAGATCTATACCACAGTGCTGTTTGCCAATATctacctggctcccctgtccctcattGTCGTCATGTATGGAAGGATTGGAATTTCACTGTTCAAGAGGAAAGTGCCCCACACAGGCAAACAGAACCAGGAGCAGTGGCACGTGGTATCCAAGAAGAAGCAGAAGATCATTAAGATGCTCCTGACCGTGGCTCTGCTTTTCATTCTCTCCTGGTTGCCCCTGTGGACCCTGATGATGCTCTCAGATTATGTTGATCTGTCTCCAAATGAACTGCAGGTCATCAATATCTACATCTACCCCTTTGCACACTGGCTGGCCTTCTGCAACAGCAGCGTCAACCCCATCATTTATGGTTTCTTCAATGAAAATTTTCGTCGTGGTTTCCAAGATGCTTTTCACCTCCAGCTTTGCCAAAAAAGAGCAAAGTCCAAGGAAGCCTATACTCTGAGAGCTAAAAACACTGTGGTCATCAACACGTCTCATCTGTCAGCACAGGAATCGACAGTTAAAGACCCACGTGAGGAAATTGTGCTTTGTAGGATAAGTGCTGAAAAGCCTTTACAGGAATTAATGATGGAAGAATTAGGAGAAATTACCAGTAGCAATGAGATGTAA